In Gossypium arboreum isolate Shixiya-1 chromosome 6, ASM2569848v2, whole genome shotgun sequence, the following are encoded in one genomic region:
- the LOC108452244 gene encoding protein BIG GRAIN 1-like B encodes MHRIEKMRENPSFSSTLLDKIYRSIDDGDTKVGDMKFYSETMQKTSTKMSSLQPACLIEKWMEKKVGEKANADKKKKQVVSEFVRKSSHHEHDHDHELDHDGVFFSSTSISSDSSSGGFSFSSSDTESMYGTATKTKASSCFVPPWLKPVKTGGGGRERMEERVDMKIYGNLKKVKQQQQPISPGVRLTSFINSLFTTGNSKKKTKGSSSSTTTTSGQVSSCSSASSFSRSCLSKNSAPGGEKLRDGVKRTVRFCPVSVIVDEDSRPCGQKCLNEEQGSKSKLPSVSVPNAWKIGKSPSTKREEEMKFQAMEKTRRVEEMAREFLKEYHLNQKKNNLISMDSRRDYEDEDDASSCSSSDLFELDHLVLLGNHRYEEELPVYETTHVQTNRAIANGFLV; translated from the coding sequence ATGCATAGAAttgagaaaatgagagaaaaccCATCTTTCTCTTCTACGCTGCTTGACAAAATCTATCGTTCCATTGATGATGGCGACACCAAAGTTGGAGACATGAAGTTCTACAGTGAGACAATGCAGAAGACAAGTACCAAAATGTCGAGTTTACAGCCAGCTTGTTTGATTGAGAAATGGATGGAAAAGAAGGTTGGTGAGAAGGCAAATGCAGACAAGAAGAAGAAACAGGTTGTTTCCGAGTTTGTAAGAAAATCATCACATCATGAACATGATCATGACCATGAACTTGATCATGATGGTGTTTTCTTTAGTTCCACTTCAATCTCATCTGATTCCAGTTCTGGGGGTTTTTCATTTTCATCATCTGACACTGAATCCATGTACGGTACTGCAACGAAAACTAAAGCTTCATCCTGTTTTGTTCCACCATGGCTGAAACCTGTCAAAACAGGGGGAGGAGGAAGAGAGAGAATGGAAGAAAGGGTGGACATGAAAATTTATGGCAACTTAAAGAAAGtgaaacaacaacaacaaccgATTTCACCAGGTGTCCGTCTCACAAGTTTCATCAATTCTTTGTTCACGACAGGCAATTCAAAGAAAAAAACCAAGGGttcatcatcatcaacaacgaCAACATCGGGGCAGGTGTCGTCGTGTTCTTCAGCTTCATCGTTTTCAAGGTCATGCCTAAGCAAGAACTCGGCTCCGGGGGGAGAAAAGTTGCGTGACGGGGTTAAAAGAACAGTTAGGTTCTGCCCCGTGAGCGTAATCGTGGACGAAGACAGTAGACCGTGCGGGCAAAAGTGCTTAAACGAAGAACAAGGGTCGAAGTCGAAATTGCCGTCGGTTTCGGTTCCGAATGCATGGAAAATAGGGAAATCGCCATCGACGAAGCGCGAGGAGGAAATGAAGTTTCAAGCAATGGAGAAGACGAGGCGAGTTGAAGAAATGGCCAGAGAGTTTTTGAAAGAGTATCATCTAAACCAGAAAAAGAACAATTTAATTTCAATGGATTCTCGCAGAGATTATGAAGATGAAGATGATGCAAGTAGCTGCTCGAGTTCGGATTTATTCGAGTTAGATCACCTTGTTCTTTTAGGTAACCATAGGTATGAAGAAGAGCTTCCCGTGTATGAAACTACCCATGTTCAAACAAATCGAGCCATTGCTAATGGCTTCCTAGTCTAG